A region of Nerophis ophidion isolate RoL-2023_Sa linkage group LG28, RoL_Noph_v1.0, whole genome shotgun sequence DNA encodes the following proteins:
- the eif4a2 gene encoding eukaryotic initiation factor 4A-II, giving the protein MSNDCADYNSDHVGPDGMEPDGVIESNWNEITDNFDDMNLKETLLRGIYAYGFEKPSAIQQRAIIPCIKGFDVIAQAQSGTGKTATFAISILQQLDINQKETQALVLAPTRELAQQIQKVILALGDYMGATCHACIGGTNLRSEIQKLQAEAPHIVVGTPGRVYDMLNRRHLSPKWIKMFVLDEADEMLSRGFKDQIYEIFQKLSTNIQVVLLSATMPTDVLEVTKKFMRDPIRILVKKEELTLEGIKQFYINVEREEWKLDTLCDLYETLTITQAVIFLNTRRKVDWLTEKMHARDFTVSAMHGDMDQKERDVIMREFRSGSSRVLITTDLLARGIDVQQVSLVINYDLPTNRENYIHRIGRGGRFGRKGVAINFVTEEDKRILRDIETFYNTTVEEMPLNVADLI; this is encoded by the exons CGACCATGTGGGGCCAGATGGAATGGAGCCAGATGGTGTCATCGAG AGCAACTGGAATGAAATTACAGACAACTTCGATGATATGAACCTGAAGGAGACTCTCCTTCGAGGAATATACGCATATGGTTTTGAGAAGCCTTCGGCTATCCAACAAAGGGCTATCATCCCTTGCATTAAAG GCTTTGATGTCATTGCTCAAGCCCAGTCAGGCACTGGCAAGACGGCCACATTTGCCATCTCCATCTTGCAGCAGCTGGACATAAACCAGAAGGAGACTCAGGCTCTGGTGTTGGCCCCCACCAGGGAGCTGGCTCAGCAG ATTCAGAAGGTCATTTTGGCTCTGGGCGACTACATGGGAGCAACCTGTCATGCCTGTATTGGAGGAACTAATCTTCGCAGCGAAATCCAGAAGCTTCAAGCGGAGGCGCCACACATAGTTGTGGGCACACCAGGTCGAGTGTATGACATGCTCAACAGGAGACATCTGT CCCCAAAATGGATAAAGATGTTTGTTCTGGACGAAGCAGATGAGATGTTGAGTCGCGGTTTCAAAGATCAGATCTATGAGATCTTCCAGAAACTGAGCACAAACATTCAG GTTGTTCTGCTCTCGGCCACCATGCCTACAGACGTGCTGGAGGTGACCAAGAAGTTTATGCGAGACCCCATTCGCATCTTGGTGAAGAAGGAAGAGCTTACCCTGGAGGGTATTAAGCAGTTCTACATCAATGTAGAGCGAGAG GAGTGGAAACTGGACACACTGTGTGACCTTTACGAGACTCTGACCATCACCCAGGCTGTGATCTTCCTCAACACCCGGAGAAAAGTGGATTGGTTGACTGAGAAGATGCACGCGAGGGACTTCACAGTCTCTGCTATG CATGGCGATATGGACCAGAAGGAGCGTGACGTCATTATGAGGGAGTTCAGGTCTGGTTCAAGCAGAGTCTTGATCACTACAGATCTTCTG GCTCGTGGGATTGACGTGCAGCAAGTGTCCCTGGTCATAAACTATGACCTTCCTACAAACCGTGAGAACTACATTCACAG AATTGGCCGTGGCGGCCGCTTTGGCCGAAAAGGAGTTGCTATTAACTTTGTCACTGAAGAGGACAAGAGGATTCTGCGCGACATTGAGACGTTTTACAATACCACAGTGGAGGAGATGCCCTTGAATGTGGCTGACCTGATTTGA